The DNA sequence GGCTGGTCCCCGGCGACGGCGACGTCTCGGGCGACGGGGACGTCTCCGGCGACGGGGTGGCCTCCGGCGACGGCGAGGTCTGCGGGGACGGGCTGGTCGACGGGCTGCTCACCGGGGACGGCGTCGGCGAGCCGGGCACCTGGCCGCCGGGCGAGGTCGACGGCTGCGGCTCCGACTTCGTCCAGCAGGTGTGGGTCACCAGCAGCTTGGGGTCGCTCTTGCCGCCGCCCTTACCGTCGGCGACGACGAGGGCCTGCGCGGTCTCAAGCTTCCACCCCGCAGGGACGACGACCCAGGCCAGGTGCTTGTTGGTGGCGTTGGCGAAGCCGTTGGGGTACCCGTCGGCGTCGCTGTCCTTGAGGTATGTGGTGGTCTCGGTGCCGTTGTGGGAGAACTTCGCCCACATGCCGACGGTGGTGTCGAAGATGTCCGGCGCCACGTTGAAGACCCAGCCGTCGAACCCGGCGCCGAGGGCTCCCGTGTCGTCGCAGTTCTTCTCGTACGCGGTGGCATAGGTGCCCTGGTGCTGCGACTTCAGCACGGCGTTGTAGGGGGCGGTCGGCGTGTCACCGGCCAGGGCGGGGATCGCGACCAGGGCGATGCCTCCGGCAGCGGCGACAGCGCCCGCGATCACCGCGGCGCGCACGCGCTTGTTCATGTGGGACTCCGAGGGGAAGACAAAGTGCGACACCCCATCCTTCCCAAGGCGGTCACCGACTGTGATCGCGCCGACGGCCCGGAACCGCAGGCTGCTCCGGCCCTCTGACCTCGGCCTTTCGGCCCATGGCCGTGTCACGGGTAAGGACCGGCAGTACAGACGGACATCGACATCCGTTACCCGGGGTATGCTCGTCGCGCCGGACCCGGAGGTCCGGCGTCTCCGTTACGCACCTCCGCTCGGTGCCATATGTCATCGCGAAGGACGGTCCTCTGATGAGAGAGACCCAAGCGCCGTGGCCGGCCCGTGACGGGTTGCGCATCACCTCGGTGCGGGCCATCGTCACCGCCCCCGAGGGGCTGCCCCTGGTCGTGGTGCGTGTCGACACCAACGACCCCGGCCTGTACGGCCTGGGCTGCGCCACGTTCACCCAGCGCTTCCACGCGGTGGTGGCCGCCGTGGACCAGCACGTCGCCCCGATGCTGATCGGCCGGCACCCGGCCGACATCGAGGACATCACCCGCATGGTGCACCTGTCGTCGTACTGGCGGGGCGGGCCGGTGCTCAACAGCGCCCTGTCCGGGGTGGACCAGGCGCTGTGGGACATCGCGGGCAAACGTGCCGGCATGCCGGTGTACGAGCTGCTCGGCGGCCGGGTCCGCGCCGCCGCCGACACCTACCTGCACGCCGCCGGACCGAACGTCGGGGCGACGCTGGAGCACGCGCAGCAGATCATCGCCGACGGCTACCGCCACGTGCGCCTCCAGGTCGGCGGCCCCGGCCTGGGCACCTACGGCGCGGCGGGCACCCCGGACGCCTACCCGGGCTCGCCCTACCCGGACGGCTGGGACGTGCAGCAGTACCTGCGCGACACCCCGAAGCTGTTCGCCGCCGCCCGCGAGGTGCTGGGCGAGGAGCCGAACCTGTGCCACGACGTGCACCACCGGCTCACCGTGAAGCAGGCGATCGGCCTGGCCCGCGCGCTGGAGCCGTACCGGCTGTTCTTCCTGGAGGACCCGATCCCGCTGGAGCTGTACGACCGCCTGCCCGAGGTCCGGGCGGCCGCGCCGATGCCGCTGGCCGTCGGCGAGCAGGTCGCCTCGGTCGCCGACGCGGCCCGGCTGGTGCACGGCGGCGGCGTGGACATCATCCGGCTGCACGTGTCGGCGATCGGCGGCCTCACCCCGGCCCGCAAGATCGTGGCGATGTGCGAGCTCATGGGCGTCGGCACGGCCTGGCACGCCCCCGCCGACGTGTCGCCGGTCGGTGCCGCCGCCAACGTGGCCCTGGACGTGACCTCGCCCGCGTTCACCATCCAGGAGGGCCACCTGTGGCCCGACCCGGTCCGCGAGGTCTTCCCCGGCACCCTCGACCCGCGCAACGGGTACCTGTACCCCAACGACGCCCCCGGCTGGGGCATCGAGCTCGACGAGAAGGCCGCGGCGAAGTACCCGCCGGTCACCCACCTGCACGAGCGCTGGGCTGCCCGCGTACGCCGCCCGGACGGCGGGATCGAGGCGCCGTGACCGGGCACGAGCCCCGCCGCGTCCTGGTCACCGGGGCGGCGGGGCGGCTCGGCCGCGCCACACTCGACCTGCTGCACCGCCGCGGCGTCGCCGCCACCGCGCTCGACCTGGCCGACCCGGGCGACCTCAAGGCCGACCGGGTGCTGGTCGGCGACACCGCCGACACCGACACGGTCCGCGCCGCCCTGGACGGGGTGGACGCCGTCGTGCACTGCGCCGCCATCCCCGCGCCGATGCTCGACACCGCCGACAACGTCTTCGGGGGCAACACCCGGGGCACGTTCACGGTGCTGGAGCAGGCCGGGCAGGCGGGCGTCCGCCGGGCGGTGCTGGCGGGCAGCCAGTCGGCGCTGGGGCTGGCGTTCGCGCCGGTGCCGCTGCGCCTGCACTACGTGCCGGTGGACGAGGCGCACCCGTTGCAGCCCGCCGACCCGTACGCGCTGAGCAAGCAGGTCGACGAGGCGACCGGGGCGATGATGGCCCGCCGCCACGGCATGACCGTGGTGTCGCTGCGGTTCCCGCTGCTGGGCGGGCTCGACGAGCGGCTGCCGGTCTACGCCGCGAACTTCGCCGAGCGGCCGGAGTGGGGCGCGGCGTCGCTCTGGGCATACCTGGAGGACCGCGACGCGGCCGCCGCGAACTGGCTCGCGCTCACCCGACCGCTGTCGGGCTTCCACCCGATCCTGGTCGCGGCGCCGAACACGCTGGCCCCGCAGCCCACAGAGGAGCTGCTGGACCGCTTCCACCCGCTGGTCCCCCGCCGCGCGGTCTTCCCCGGCCGCGCCGTCCCCCTGGACCTGACCAGCGCCGCCACCCTCCTCTCCTTCACCCCGCAACACCTCCACCCCTGAGCACCGCCTCAGGGCGGCCGGGTGCGTGCAGTTTCGGGGAAAGTGCTGGAATCCGGTCTGAGATTCATGCACTTTCCCCGAAACTGCACCCGGCCCGTCGCGGGGTCAGGCGCGGGGCGGGGCGGCGCTGTCGCGGATGACGAGTTCCGTCGCGAGTTCGACGCGGGGGCTTTCGATCTTCTCGCGTTGGGCCAGGCGCAGGACGGTGCGGGCGGCGAGCAGGCCCATCTCGGCCAGGGGTTGGCGGACGGTGGTCAGCGGCGGCGACGACCAGCGGACTTCGGGGAGGTCGTCGAAGCCGACGACGCTGACGTCGTCGGCCACGCGCAGTCCTTTGCGGCGGATCGCCTCGTAGACGCCGAGGGCCATCTGGTCGCTGGAGGCGAAGATCGCGGTCGGCGGCTTGGCCAGGTTGAGCAGGTGGGTGCCGCCCGCGAAGCCCGACTCGTGGTAGAAGTCGCCGGGGAAGATCAGCTTGTCGTCGCCGGGCAGGCCCGCGGCCTCGACCGCGGTCCGGTAGCCGTCGAGCCTGGCTCGGCTGCACAGCAGCTGCGGCGGTCCGGCGATGAACCCGATCCGCTGGTGTCCCAGCCCCAGCAGGTATTCGGTGGCGCGCAGGGCGCCGTTCCAGTTGGTGGCGCCGATGGTCGGCGCCTCCTGCGGCGGCACTCCGGCGGGGTCGACGATGACCACCGGGATGTTGAGGCGGCGCAGCTCGGCCTGCAACGGCGGCTCCAGCGTCGAGGTCACGAAGATGACCCCCTCGGAGGCGCGCGAGCGCAGGTTGTCCAGCCACTGCTTGGCCGAGGCCGAGCGCCGGTGGATCGCCGACACCACCGTGCCGACCCCGGCGGCGTGCGCCACGTCCTCCACGCCGCGGATGATCTCGACGGCCCAGGGGCTGTCCAGGTCGGGGAAGACCAGGTCGATCAGACCCGAGTTGGTACGCATCGCGGGCGCCCGCCGCTGGTAGCCGTGCCGGTTGAGCAGCTCCTCGACGCGCTCGCGGGTCTGCGGGGCCACGTCGGAACGCCCGTTGATGACTCGCGACACCGTGGGCACGGAGACGCCTGCCTCACGGGCGATCGCCGCGATGGTGACCTTGCGGTTGTCGTCGACGGCCACGGTCGTCTCCTTCGTCATCGCACCACCCCGCGGGCCCTGCGGCCGGAGAGCTTCCGGGCGCGGGGCTCCGCCGGCCGCTGCCTCGGCCGGAGGGGATCACGGAAACCTATCGCAAACACGCGCCGTACACCTCAGCCCTTCACGCTGCCGGCCAGTCCCCCGACCAGTTGTCGTTCGGCGATGGCGTAGAAGGCGAGTGCGGGGAGCATGGAGAGGATGACGTAGGCCAGGACGCGGGCGGTGTCGTCGGCGTATTGGCCTTGGAAGGCTTGGACGCCGACGGGCAGGGTCCACCAGTTCTGGTCGGTGAAGACGACGAGGGGGAGCATGAAGTTGTTCCAGCTGGCGACGATGGCCAGGACGGAGACGGTGGCCAGGGCGGGTCTGGCCATGGGCAGCAGGATGCGCCAGAAGAACGCGAACGGTCCGCAGCCGTCGAGGGTGGCTGCTTCCTCTACTTCGGCGGGGATGGTGCGGAAGAACGAGCGCAGAATGATGATCGTGGTGGGGAGTCCGAAGGCGGCTTGGGGCAGGATGACGCCGAGGGGGTTGTCGAGCAGGTCGAGGCTGCGCAGCAGGATGAACAGGGGCAGGATCGCGACCGCGAACGGGAACATGAGTCCGACGGCGAACAGGGTGAACAGGAACTCCCGGCCCCGGAAGCTGAATCTGGCGAAGATGAATGCGGCGGCGGCGGATGCGGCGACGACGACGATGACGGTGGCCAGGGCGATGAGGATGCTGTTGGCGAGTTGGCGCCAGAAGACTTCGCTGCCCAGGATGCCGGTGTAGTTCTCGGGGTGCCAGGGGTGGGGTAGGCCGATGGGGTTGGTGGAGAGCTGGCCGTTGTCTTTGAAGCCGCCGAGGATGCCGAATCCGATCGGGATGACGATGAGTGCGCCGATGGTGATGGAGATCAGATGTAGGAGTGTGCGGCGGGCGCGGGTGGCCATGGTGGTTTTCATCGCTGGACTCCGCGGGTGGTGAGTGCGCCCTCGAGGTCGCGGCGGAGTACGAACCGCTGGTAGAGCAGGGCGAAGATGAGGCTGAGCAGGAACATGGCGATGCTGATGGCGCTGGCGTAGCCGACTTCGAAGCGGCGGAAGCCGTACTGGAACATCGTGACGGCCATGGTTTCGGAGCTGTGGATGGGTCCGCCGCCGGTGAGGACCCAGACCATGTCGAACAGCTGGATCGTGCCGATCACCGACAGGAACAGGCTTACCCGGATGGTGGGTCCGAGTAGCGGCAGCGTCACGTGCCGGAAGACCTGCCAGGGTCCGGCTCCGTCGGTCGTGGCCGCCTCGGTCAGCTCGCGCGGGATGCCCTGCCGCCCGGCGAGGAGGAGGATCATGTGGAAGCCGAAGTACTTCCAGGAGATGACGAAGAACAGGGCGTAGATGACCTGTTCGGGGTCGGCGAACATGTCGCCGCCGAACGCCAGTCCCCGGTTGGGTGAGAAGACGAGGGTGAACAGGACCGCGGTGGTGACTTCGGAAAGGACGTAGGGGGCGAAGAAGACGAGGCGGTAGACGGCGCGTCCGCGTAGGGGCTGGTTGAGCAGCATGGCCAGGGCGAGTGAGACCGGTAGCTGGACCAGGACGGACAGGGCGATGAGCAGGCCGCCGCGGCGCAGGTCGCCGAGGAAGGTGGGGTCGGCGAATGCGCGGGTGTAGTTGTCGAGGCCGACGTAGTTCTCGGGCAGGTTGAAGCCGTTCCATTTGAACAGGCTGGTGTAGCCGGCGACCACGATCGGCACGAGCACCAGCAGCAGGAACAGCACCAGCGCGGGCAGCAGGAAGCCGCCGATGAGCAGCACCTGACGCCACGAACGGCGGCCGCGTTCTCGCACGGCCGCCGCGGGCGCCAGGAGAGGAGTCTCCTGGATCGTCGTCATCACTGGCTCTTCGCGACCTGGGTGATGTCCTTGACGATCTGCTCCGGCGTCTTCGACCCGGCGATCAGCTCGGCGACGCTGTCGTTGACCTGCTGCCCGACCGCGGGCGGGTACGCCTGGTCCAGGTACAGCTGGAACCCGGTCGCCGCGGCGAGGCTGGCTGCGACAGTCTTGCTGTTCACGTCCTTGATCGCGTCAGCGGCTTCCTTCACCGTCGGCAGGACTGCGCCGGTGGCCGCGCTGGTCCGCTGGCTAGCGGCCGTCATCAGCGTACGCAGGAAGTCGGTGGTCGCGGCGGGGGCGTTCTTGCCGATGACGAACCCGTTGCCGCCGCCGAACGCCTCCGCGACAGTGCCCTTGCCGCCGTCCACGGCCGGGAACGCGAAGAACCCGAGCTTGTCCCCCAGGCCCTTCTTGCTGGTGGAGGTGGACGCCTGGACCGAGGGGGCCCACTGGCCCATCAGCTCCATCGCGGCTCCGCCGTTGCCCATCGTCGCGGCCTGCCCGTCCGGGGACGAGTAGTCCGCGCCCAGGAATCCCTTCTGGAACGGGGACAGGGCGACGAGGTCCTTCAGCGCCTTACCGGCGGCGATGAAGTCGGGGGTGTCGAAGTTGCCGTCCTTGGCCGCCTGCTGCAACGCGCCCAGGCCACCGATCCGCATCGCCAGGTACGCCCAGTAGAAGTGGCCGGGCCACTTCTCCTTACCCGCCAGCGCGATCGGGACGATGCCCTTGGCCTTGATCGCCGACACCGTCGTGAGCAGCTCGGCCCACGTCGTGGGCGCCGCGGTGATCCCGGCCTGGGCGAACAGGTCCTTGTTGTACCAGAACCCGACCATGCCCACATCGAACGGAATCCCGTAGATCTTCCCGTCGATCGTGAACGGCTGCACCGCCGCCGGCAGCAGCGTCCCGATCCACGGCTGGACGTCGGCCGTGATGTCCTTGACCAGCCCCGCGTCGACCTGCTGCTTGAGCACGCCGCCGCCCCAGGACTGGAACAGGTCCGGCGGCGACCCGGCCTGCGTCGCCGTGGTGAGCTTGGCCTTGAACGCCTCGTTCTCGAGGGGCTGGATCTCGATCTTCACGTTCGGGTGCGCGGTCGTGTAGTCCTTGGCCATCGCCGCCCACACGGGCAGCATCGGCTCGGTGTTCTGGATGTGCCACCAGTTGATGGTCTGCGCGCCATCCGGGCTGGCGGGCTCGTCGTCGCCACACGCTGCGAGCAGGAGCGCGCCGGCGGAGGCACCGGCGATACCCAGCAGCGTCCTGCGGGAGAGGTACGCGGTCATAGCCGTCCCTTCGAGGTGCAAGTCAGGTTCTCGGAGGCCGGAAACCGGTCCGGGCAGATGTCGGAACCGGCCCCGAAAGTTTCTGCCCCAGGCCGGTATTTTCGATTGTGGCGCGCACGTTACGGCCCCGCAACGCGGTAGGTCAAGGTCTGTCGCATCTCGACATCGGTTAATACCGTGTCCGAGAATTGCGCCGCCACCACTGAAACTTTCCGGAAAATTGCCGGTAGCTAAACCCACCGAAGAAGTCGACCCATACGCCCCTTCGACCGCCGCACCACGTACCGCCGCACCGTCCACCGGAGTGTGCAGTTTCGGGGAAAGTGTGGGAATCATGGCCACGATTCCTGCACTTTCCCCGAAACTGCAGCCTCACCGGGCGACGCGCAGCGCGCGGGACGGAGGTAGGGCGGGTCAGGGGACGGTCTGGCGGCGCGGGGATTGGGAGCGGCGGCGTTGTTCGTCCATGAGGCGGTCGAACTCCGTACGGTCCAGGAGCAGGCCCGCCTCCGCCGCGATCTCCGCGGTCAGGTCGACGGGGAAGCCGTGGCTGTCGTGCAGTTCGAACGCGACCGCCGCGGGCAGCTGCCCGGACGCCCCGTCCATCGCGCGGTAGAGCAGGTGCATGCCGCGGCGCAGCGTACGCCCGAACGACTGCTCCTCCCGCCGCACGACCTGCCCGATCAGCTCCCGCGCCGCCTCCAGCTGCGGCCACGTCCCGCCCGAGGTGTCGACCACGGTGTCCGCGAGCTCCGCCAGCACCGGTCCCTCGACCCCGACCAGCCGCGCGTGCCGCATCGCGCGGCGCAGCAGCCGCCGCAGCACGTACCCCCGGCCGTCGGTGGACGGGAGGACCCCGTCCGCGATCAGGAACGCCGCCGCCCGGACGTGGTCGACGACCACCCGGTACGACACCTGCCGCCGCTCCCCCGCCGACGCGTAGTCGCCCGCGCCGAGCTGCTGCAACCGGGTCAGCGTCGGCGCCAGCAGGTCCGTCTCGCACAGGTGCCGCGCGTCCTGGAGCAGCAGCGCCATCCGGTCCAGCCCCATGCCGGTGTCGACGTGGCGGCCGGGCAGGGGGCCGAGGATGTCGAAGTCGTCCTTGCCGGTGCCCTCGC is a window from the Catellatospora sp. TT07R-123 genome containing:
- a CDS encoding LPXTG cell wall anchor domain-containing protein — encoded protein: MNKRVRAAVIAGAVAAAGGIALVAIPALAGDTPTAPYNAVLKSQHQGTYATAYEKNCDDTGALGAGFDGWVFNVAPDIFDTTVGMWAKFSHNGTETTTYLKDSDADGYPNGFANATNKHLAWVVVPAGWKLETAQALVVADGKGGGKSDPKLLVTHTCWTKSEPQPSTSPGGQVPGSPTPSPVSSPSTSPSPQTSPSPEATPSPETSPSPETSPSPGTSPSPETSPSPEATRSPETSPSPETSPSPETSPSPQTSPSPENTPSPEATPSPETSPSAGPTSPAPVPSPSPSGDSLPTTGTAVTSIVLAGLALVGVGAALLFLMRRRRTLSA
- a CDS encoding enolase C-terminal domain-like protein, which gives rise to MRETQAPWPARDGLRITSVRAIVTAPEGLPLVVVRVDTNDPGLYGLGCATFTQRFHAVVAAVDQHVAPMLIGRHPADIEDITRMVHLSSYWRGGPVLNSALSGVDQALWDIAGKRAGMPVYELLGGRVRAAADTYLHAAGPNVGATLEHAQQIIADGYRHVRLQVGGPGLGTYGAAGTPDAYPGSPYPDGWDVQQYLRDTPKLFAAAREVLGEEPNLCHDVHHRLTVKQAIGLARALEPYRLFFLEDPIPLELYDRLPEVRAAAPMPLAVGEQVASVADAARLVHGGGVDIIRLHVSAIGGLTPARKIVAMCELMGVGTAWHAPADVSPVGAAANVALDVTSPAFTIQEGHLWPDPVREVFPGTLDPRNGYLYPNDAPGWGIELDEKAAAKYPPVTHLHERWAARVRRPDGGIEAP
- a CDS encoding NAD(P)-dependent oxidoreductase is translated as MTGHEPRRVLVTGAAGRLGRATLDLLHRRGVAATALDLADPGDLKADRVLVGDTADTDTVRAALDGVDAVVHCAAIPAPMLDTADNVFGGNTRGTFTVLEQAGQAGVRRAVLAGSQSALGLAFAPVPLRLHYVPVDEAHPLQPADPYALSKQVDEATGAMMARRHGMTVVSLRFPLLGGLDERLPVYAANFAERPEWGAASLWAYLEDRDAAAANWLALTRPLSGFHPILVAAPNTLAPQPTEELLDRFHPLVPRRAVFPGRAVPLDLTSAATLLSFTPQHLHP
- a CDS encoding LacI family DNA-binding transcriptional regulator — encoded protein: MTKETTVAVDDNRKVTIAAIAREAGVSVPTVSRVINGRSDVAPQTRERVEELLNRHGYQRRAPAMRTNSGLIDLVFPDLDSPWAVEIIRGVEDVAHAAGVGTVVSAIHRRSASAKQWLDNLRSRASEGVIFVTSTLEPPLQAELRRLNIPVVIVDPAGVPPQEAPTIGATNWNGALRATEYLLGLGHQRIGFIAGPPQLLCSRARLDGYRTAVEAAGLPGDDKLIFPGDFYHESGFAGGTHLLNLAKPPTAIFASSDQMALGVYEAIRRKGLRVADDVSVVGFDDLPEVRWSSPPLTTVRQPLAEMGLLAARTVLRLAQREKIESPRVELATELVIRDSAAPPRA
- a CDS encoding carbohydrate ABC transporter permease; translated protein: MKTTMATRARRTLLHLISITIGALIVIPIGFGILGGFKDNGQLSTNPIGLPHPWHPENYTGILGSEVFWRQLANSILIALATVIVVVAASAAAAFIFARFSFRGREFLFTLFAVGLMFPFAVAILPLFILLRSLDLLDNPLGVILPQAAFGLPTTIIILRSFFRTIPAEVEEAATLDGCGPFAFFWRILLPMARPALATVSVLAIVASWNNFMLPLVVFTDQNWWTLPVGVQAFQGQYADDTARVLAYVILSMLPALAFYAIAERQLVGGLAGSVKG
- a CDS encoding carbohydrate ABC transporter permease, producing the protein MTTIQETPLLAPAAAVRERGRRSWRQVLLIGGFLLPALVLFLLLVLVPIVVAGYTSLFKWNGFNLPENYVGLDNYTRAFADPTFLGDLRRGGLLIALSVLVQLPVSLALAMLLNQPLRGRAVYRLVFFAPYVLSEVTTAVLFTLVFSPNRGLAFGGDMFADPEQVIYALFFVISWKYFGFHMILLLAGRQGIPRELTEAATTDGAGPWQVFRHVTLPLLGPTIRVSLFLSVIGTIQLFDMVWVLTGGGPIHSSETMAVTMFQYGFRRFEVGYASAISIAMFLLSLIFALLYQRFVLRRDLEGALTTRGVQR
- a CDS encoding extracellular solute-binding protein; translated protein: MTAYLSRRTLLGIAGASAGALLLAACGDDEPASPDGAQTINWWHIQNTEPMLPVWAAMAKDYTTAHPNVKIEIQPLENEAFKAKLTTATQAGSPPDLFQSWGGGVLKQQVDAGLVKDITADVQPWIGTLLPAAVQPFTIDGKIYGIPFDVGMVGFWYNKDLFAQAGITAAPTTWAELLTTVSAIKAKGIVPIALAGKEKWPGHFYWAYLAMRIGGLGALQQAAKDGNFDTPDFIAAGKALKDLVALSPFQKGFLGADYSSPDGQAATMGNGGAAMELMGQWAPSVQASTSTSKKGLGDKLGFFAFPAVDGGKGTVAEAFGGGNGFVIGKNAPAATTDFLRTLMTAASQRTSAATGAVLPTVKEAADAIKDVNSKTVAASLAAATGFQLYLDQAYPPAVGQQVNDSVAELIAGSKTPEQIVKDITQVAKSQ
- the alaS gene encoding alanine--tRNA ligase, which produces MRSDDIRRTFLDFFQRLDHHQVPSASLVPDDPSLLLTGAGMVPFKPYFLGDRVPEHPRLMSRQRCVRTVDIDNVGHTTRHATSFEMLGSFAFGDYGRREAIEWAWELLTDGFGLDPDRLWITVYHDDDMSPSLWRGVGVPDERIQRLGMADNYWSMSGPGPCGPNTEIFYDRGEGFGSGGGPAVNTERFLEIWNLVFMEYERGEGTGKDDFDILGPLPGRHVDTGMGLDRMALLLQDARHLCETDLLAPTLTRLQQLGAGDYASAGERRQVSYRVVVDHVRAAAFLIADGVLPSTDGRGYVLRRLLRRAMRHARLVGVEGPVLAELADTVVDTSGGTWPQLEAARELIGQVVRREEQSFGRTLRRGMHLLYRAMDGASGQLPAAVAFELHDSHGFPVDLTAEIAAEAGLLLDRTEFDRLMDEQRRRSQSPRRQTVP